AGCCTACAATGCCCCATTTTGCTGTAGAATAGGGACTTCTGTTCTTATATCCGAATCTACCGGCAAGGGATGACATATTGATAATAACTCCTGAAGATGATTTTTTAAGATATGGGATAGCCATCCGCGTTACATTAAATGTTCCGGTGAGATCCACCTGCATCACCTTTTCCCAATCATCTGGATTGATTTTCTCCACCGGGGCAGTAGGCCCCGAAATACCGGCGTTATTGACCAATACATCCAGACCACTCATAGCTTCTGCTCCGAATTTTACCATACTTTCAATATCGCCGCGTTTCGACACATCGCATACTCTGGTAATTACTCCGGGCACATGTTGCTCCACTTCTTTCAGTGCAGTTTCGTTAATGTCACAGACAAAGGTTTTTGCCCCGATAGCTGCAAATGCTTTTAGTATTTCCAAACCTATACCTGCGGCACCTGCCGTTACTAAGACTTTTTGATTCATAATATTTTTTATATCATTAAAACGGCTGTTATTATTTCTTCCTATTTATTTCAACCCATTTTGCAAACGCAGCCATAAACTTCTCCAAGAAACCTTTGGTTGAGGCATTGCTAAGGTTTCCATCTTTATCAAACAATGCTTCAACGCCTCCTATGTAAGCTTCTGGTTGCGGCATGGTCGGAACATTAACGAAAACAAGGGATTGACGCAAATGATGATTAGAACCAAATGCTCCCAGATGACCTGGAGTAACACTCACAATGCCCGCCGGTTTTCCATCCCATGAATTTTTTCCGTATGGACGAGAACCTACATCAATGGCATTTTTTAAAACCCCTGGAATAGATCTGTTATATTCAGGCGTTACAAAAAGTAAACCGTTAAAAGTTGCAAGATGTGTGCGCAAATTCACCCACTCTTTAGGAGGGTCGGCTTCCAAATCTTCATTATAAAGAGGTAGGTCCCCAATACTGATAGTCTCCATTTCAAGCATGTCTGGAGCAAGCTTAATCAGGGCGTTGGCTATTTTTTTATTCCAGGATTCTTTGCGTAGGCTGCCTACCAGAACTGCTATTTTAAGTTTTGTCATATTTTTTAGGAATTATAATACTGTAAACCTACATCGATAACCATCTCTAAACCTGTAATAAATGAAGACTCGTCACTTACAAGGAACAGGACAGCATTGGCATTCTCTTCCATTTTAGCACCTCTGTCCATTGGAGTCAGGGCTATAGCGACCTTTTCAAAATGTTCTGCGTCATTGGTGTAGCCGCATAACCAGGATGAACGGAGTTAACCCGAATGTTATCTTTAGCAATTCCACTACCGCGCCCTTGCTCAACATTATTGAATTACCTTTTGATGTAGTATAAGCATTTGCCTTGCATTGCCGGCAAGCTCAGCTATTGAAGAAGAGTTGTGATCAAGCCGTCACCATTGGTCCCCATATAAGGGATAATAGTTTTCATTCCAATAATTTAGGGCCTTCGCTGGCTAATAAATGGGCTTCCACAGTCCCCACACCATTTGCGGCAAAGGTGATAATGGTAACTTTGTTTTCTAACTGTTCATAAATTTATTATGTTTAGATGTTCTTTATTTTTTTGTTCTCTACGTCTTAGCAATTGGAGATATGCTAATTCTGGCCATCTCCGGCTCAAAAAAATCTAAATTTATACTGAACAAAACCTGCAAAATTGTTTCTACGGCTCTCCACGTTGGGGCCCATCAATGGTTTGATTTTTTTGTGAAAAAAAAATTCAAGTGCCATTTATAACGAAGCGATAATATTCTTAATAAAAAACACGTAGAAACAGCAATGATGGACACCCAGCCGCTTGAAATCCATTTAAAGTGATTTCCTAATACTACAATAATACAAGCTACAACTGCTGCTGATGCATAAATCTCTTTTCTCAGAATTACTGGAATACGTTTCAGTAAAACATCACGCAGTAGCCCTCCACCAACGGCAGTAGTTGTTCCCAAAAGAATAGCAACCTCTGCATTTTGGCTATATAAAAGTGCTTTCTGTGCACCAGTTACTGCAAAAATGGATAAGCCTATTGCATCGAAAAACAAAACCGGATGTTTAAGCCGTTGTATAAATGAATATAAAGCAATAGTGATTCCCGATGCCACGGTAGATGTTACCAGGTAATACCAGTTTTTTAGCCCCGCAGGTGGGATGGAGCCGATACAAACATCACGGATAATACCCCCTCCACAGGCCACTATGAATGCGATTGCAATAATTCCAAACAGATCAAGTCCATGTTGTTTTGATGCAGTTGCTCCACTCATAGCAAAAACAAAAGTTCCTTCCAGTTCAAGGATATAAAATAACAATTGCTGTTTGTTCATCTTAATAGGTAGTTAATTCAGCCAAGTTGCTGCGGCAGTCATCATAGC
This window of the Sporocytophaga myxococcoides genome carries:
- a CDS encoding SDR family oxidoreductase, which codes for MNQKVLVTAGAAGIGLEILKAFAAIGAKTFVCDINETALKEVEQHVPGVITRVCDVSKRGDIESMVKFGAEAMSGLDVLVNNAGISGPTAPVEKINPDDWEKVMQVDLTGTFNVTRMAIPYLKKSSSGVIINMSSLAGRFGYKNRSPYSTAKWGIVGFTKTLSIELGKYGIRANAILPGAVAGPRIDNVLKGRAAANHTTIEEEKDNAISIQSLKGVYRS
- a CDS encoding NADPH-dependent FMN reductase translates to MTKLKIAVLVGSLRKESWNKKIANALIKLAPDMLEMETISIGDLPLYNEDLEADPPKEWVNLRTHLATFNGLLFVTPEYNRSIPGVLKNAIDVGSRPYGKNSWDGKPAGIVSVTPGHLGAFGSNHHLRQSLVFVNVPTMPQPEAYIGGVEALFDKDGNLSNASTKGFLEKFMAAFAKWVEINRKK
- a CDS encoding trimeric intracellular cation channel family protein — its product is MNKQQLLFYILELEGTFVFAMSGATASKQHGLDLFGIIAIAFIVACGGGIIRDVCIGSIPPAGLKNWYYLVTSTVASGITIALYSFIQRLKHPVLFFDAIGLSIFAVTGAQKALLYSQNAEVAILLGTTTAVGGGLLRDVLLKRIPVILRKEIYASAAVVACIIVVLGNHFKWISSGWVSIIAVSTCFLLRILSLRYKWHLNFFFTKKSNH